The following are from one region of the Agelaius phoeniceus isolate bAgePho1 chromosome 20, bAgePho1.hap1, whole genome shotgun sequence genome:
- the LOC129129427 gene encoding lysophosphatidic acid receptor 1-B-like, with protein MNGFLNCSANHTKIWSHYLVLALGIPQLTINVVSIIFNCTVIFTRLATRDLHKPISILFCNLAVSDLFTSFSGFWISMLFITNPDITIFGSRDMLAPYSLYTTSILSTIYNLVSIGIERYLAVAESMRTRFRVARNHSIAVVFINWVLAFFLGCLPLMGWSCLQAESNVSVLYSPFCVNYLVFIAMPNVAVAFLVPLFTYLRIIIILRKRKLRMQACGQATATYRSAETQVARTSISIWLLALVSYAPFLAGVVFDAANQRCHGELYPGVYIFRNCTAMLITLTCLGNPLLYTLRLRALGARLKVPRGLWASRVRACAVGHV; from the coding sequence ATGAATGGGTTCCTGAACTGCTCTGCCAACCACACCAAGATCTGGAGTCACTACttggtgctggccctgggcatcCCCCAGCTGACCATCAACGTTGTCTCCATCATCTTCAACTGCACCGTCATCTTCACCCGCCTGGCCACCAGGGACCTGCACAAGCCCATCTCCATCCTCTTCTGCAACCTGGCTGTGTCTGACCTCTTCACCAGCTTCTCTGGCTTCTGGATTTCCATGCTGTTCATCACCAACCCTGACATCACCATCTTTGGCTCCCGGGACATGCTGGCTCCCTACTCCCTGTACACCACCTCCATCCTGTCCACCATCTACAACCTGGTGAGCATCGGCATCGAGCGCTACCTGGCCGTGGCCGAGAGCATGAGGACGAGGTTCAGGGTGGCCAGGAACCACTCCATCGCCGTGGTCTTCATCAACTGGGTCCTGGCCTTCTTCCTGGGCTGCCTGCCCCtgatgggctggagctgcctgcaggcagagagcAACGTCTCGGTGCTCTACAGCCCCTTCTGCGTCAACTACCTGGTGTTCATTGCCATGCCCAACGTGGCCGTGGCCTTCCTTGTGCCCCTCTTCACCTACCTGAGGATCATCATCATCCTGAGGAAGAGGAAGCTGAGGATGCAGGCGTGCGGCCAAGCCACGGCCACCTACAGGTCGGCAGAGACGCAGGTGGCCAGGACCAGCATCTCCAtctggctgctggccctggtgtcCTACGCGCCATTCCTGGCCGGCGTCGTCTTCGACGCGGCCAACCAGCGCTGCCACGGCGAGCTGTACCCCGGGGTGTACATCTTCAGGAACTGCACGGCCATGCTGATcaccctcacctgcctgggcaACCCCCTGCTCTACACGCTGAGGCTCCGGGCGCTGGGGGCCCGGCTGAAGGTGCCGCGCGGCCTCTGGGCCTCACGCGTGAGGGCCTGCGCCGTCGGCCACGTCTGA
- the ZNHIT3 gene encoding zinc finger HIT domain-containing protein 3 — MRAPGPCAECGAGAAARYRCPRCGTAYCSVPCCRTHRERCAPGARREEEAAGPGSPPAPAGSPGAPEDILGEEEEQDRVPPQKLQLLGESAELRDLLRNPHLRQLLLALEQARDKSSLLRRLMQEPLFLEFADCCLGIVEPPEEKENVLPE, encoded by the exons ATGAGGGCACCGGGGCCGTGCGCGGAGTGCGGGGCGGGGGCTGCGGCCCGGTACCGCTGTCCGCGCTGCGGCACCGCCTA CTGCTCCGTGCCGTGCTGCCGGACCCACCGCG AGCGCTGCGCGCCCGGTGCCCGGCGGGAGGAGGAAGCGGCCGGGCCCGGATCCCCCCCTGCCCCCGCAGGCAGCCCCGGGGCCCCGGAGGACATCCTgggcgaggaggaggagcaggaccGCGTCCCGCCGCAgaaactgcagctcctgg GGGAATCGGCGGAGCTGCGGGATTTGCTGCGGAACCCCCACCTgcggcagctgctgctggcgctGGAGCAGGCTCGGGACAAAAGCTCCCTCCTGAGGCGGCTGATGCAGGAGCCGCTGTTCCTGGAGTTCGCCGACTGCTGCCTGGGCATCGTGGAGCCTCCCGAGGAGAAGGAGAACGTCCTCCCCGAGTGA
- the CA4 gene encoding carbonic anhydrase 4 codes for MELLLLALLCLHILKTEALVGHWCYQSQKCELPQCEGPAQWHHSYQDCKGNRQSPVNIVTRNVVYEKSLQPLSFEGYDERGSALWDLQNNGHTVKVALATSPKIGGGGLERKYKAVEFHFHWGVLTEQQILSPGSEHSIDGEKYPMEFHIVHIREDASDVTEAKKTPDGLAVLAFFVEAGKENKNYETLLSELKNIEFKGASAKVDPLPLSSLLPPEKDLGRYYRYQGSLTTPDCYQGVIWTVFETPVQLSLSQLSQFAALHFDGKNSTPMMENFRPAQPLKGRKVLWSGASLALPTAQLLLLALALTCTLSSLCH; via the exons ATGGAATTGCTGctccttgctctgctctgcctgcacatTCTCAAGACAGAGGCACTAG TGGGCCACTGGTGCTATCAGTCCCAGAAGTGTGAGCTGCCACAGTGTGAAG gtcctgcccaaTGGCATCATTCATACCAGGACTGCAAGGGGAACAGGCAGTCCCCTGTCAACATTGTCACCCGAAATGTGGTGTATGAGAAGAGCCTGCAGCCCCTGAGCTTTGAGGGGTACGATGAGCggggctctgccctgtgggACCTGCAGAACAACGGGCACACAG TTAAAGTGGCACTAGCCACGTCCCCTAAAATCGGAGgaggaggcctggagaggaaaTACAAGGCAGTAGAATTCCATTTTCACTGGGGAGTCCTGACCGAGCAACAAATCCTGAGTCCTGGCTCAGAGCACAGCATAGATGGAGAGAAATACCCCATGGAG TTTCACATCGTCCACATCAGAGAAGATGCTTCAGATGTGACAGAAGCCAAGAAAACTCCAGATGGTTTGGCTGTGTTGGCCTTCTTTGTAGAG gctggcaaagaaaataaaaactatgaAACTCTATTGAGTGAATTAAAGAATATTGAATTCAAAG GGGCATCAGCAAAGGTGGATCCTTTGCCACTGAGCTCTCTCCTCCCACCTGAGAAAGACCTTGGGAGGTACTATCGCTACCAGGGGTCCCTCACCACCCCTGACTGCTACCAGGGTGTCATCTGGACCGTCTTTGAGACGCCAGTTCAGCTCAGCCTGAGCCAG CTGTCCCAGTTCGCAGCACTGCACTTTGATGGGAAGAACTCCACTCCCATGATGGAGAATTTCCgaccagcacagcccctgaaGGGGCGCAAGGTGCTCTGGTCGGgggccagcctggccctgcccacggcgcagctgctgctgctggccctggctctGACCTGCAccctcagctctctgtgccACTGA